The Salvelinus sp. IW2-2015 unplaced genomic scaffold, ASM291031v2 Un_scaffold9482, whole genome shotgun sequence genomic sequence GAGAATAAAACACACCGGCGAAAAACCACACTGTTGCTCTGACTGCGGGAAGAGATTTGTTACATCACAAAGCTTAAAAGCCCACTGGCGGATTCACACTGGAGAGAGACCATTCCACTGCTctgagtgtgggaagagtttcaaaCAAGCCTCAACACTCTTTGAACACAAacgaatacacacaggagaaaagccttaccaCTGTGAGCAGTGCGGGGGAAGCTATTcctctgctaaattactcagAATGCATCAGAggattcacacaggggagaaaccttacCATTGtgctgactgtgggaaaagcttcagaCTGTTGTGTATTTTAAGATGTCACCAGCTAAGACATACTGGAGAGAAGCCCCACCAATGTACTGAGTGTGGGAAGAGGTTTGCTGTTAAGAGTGGGCTCTGGTTACATAACATagtgcacactggagagaaaGGCTACCAATGCCCACAGTGTGGCAAGAAGCTAGGATCATCTCATTCTCTAGAGCAGCATAagcgaacacacactggacagaaaCCCTTCCACTGTTCCCACTGTAAGTTCAGCTTTGCCACTAATTCAGCCCTGTACaaacaccagagaattcacacaGGCGAGAAACCACACAGCTGCAATGTTTGCCAGAGGAGTTTTGGACGGTCCGATCACCTGAAAATTCACATGCAaattcacacaggagaaaagccataCCACTGCTCTAAGTGCGAGCGTAGTTTCACTAACAACAGATCTCTGAAAGAACATGAGGTCAGACACACAGATGATAAACCTCACTGCTGCTCCCAGTGCGGTGCTAGTCTCTCTTCTGCCAGGGCACTGGAAGGYCACATGCGGATTCACACGGGAGAGAAACCGTACGAGTGCTCTGAATGTGGGCAGACGTTTGCACATAGAGCCAGTCTTGGGACACATCGAAGAATACACACAGCACTGCTCTGACTGCAAGAAGAGCTTTCTCAGTGTGAGTCGAGCTGCACAACGCCAGGCGCATTGAAGAAACACCAGGttatacacactggagagaagccttaccgcTGTGACAAGAGCTTCC encodes the following:
- the LOC112079776 gene encoding zinc finger protein 345-like, with protein sequence MTNSYSLFGLNRKHSPSNPPPPTLPSNPGFARTSPRSTLLLGLKRLSVRLVDCMKTPELRDSPNHHSLGRRGSSSWEAKQHHDAKEAEKSLSRSEHLKKQQQRPTRKTSHCCSDCGKSYTSSTNLRRHQRIHTGEKPYSCDQCGKRFNQRFNLKSHQIIHSVEKPHCCSQCGASLSSARALEGHMRIHTGEKPYQCSECGQRFTYSSGLRIHERIKHTGEKPHCCSDCGKRFVTSQSLKAHWRIHTGERPFHCSECGKSFKQASTLFEHKRIHTGEKPYHCEQCGGSYSSAKLLRMHQRIHTGEKPYHCADCGKSFRLLCILRCHQLRHTGEKPHQCTECGKRFAVKSGLWLHNIVHTGEKGYQCPQCGKKLGSSHSLEQHKRTHTGQKPFHCSHCKFSFATNSALYKHQRIHTGEKPHSCNVCQRSFGRSDHLKIHMQIHTGEKPYHCSKCERSFTNNRSLKEHEVRHTDDKPHCCSQCGASLSSARALEGHMRIHTGEKPYECSECGQTFAHRASLGTHRRIHTALL